The following proteins come from a genomic window of Paenibacillus swuensis:
- a CDS encoding cytochrome ubiquinol oxidase subunit I, translating to MPQYDPAVYSRILTSLTLGFHIIFATIGVGVPLMIALAEWMGIKRNDPHYTLLARRWARGFVITVAVGVVTGTSIGIQLSLLWPSFMRIAGQAIALPLFMETFAFFVEAIFLGIYLYTWDRFKKPIYHFWLSIPIILGSSGSAMFITMMNSFMNAPAGFTLEDGKITNIQPILAMLNPATPTKVSHVLFSAYLTCAFILAGIAAYSILKGRKHVYYKKALKLTMTTGLIFAIGTAVVGDLSGKYLAEYQPEKLAAAEWHFETIEKAPLILGGILTEDNEVKFGLQIPYALSILAHGTPNAVVKGLNEYKAEDLPPLYIHYLFDAMVAIGMFLMLLTLLYFILRKWRKGNPHHRLLLWAIVIAAPLSVFAIEFGWVFSEVGRQPWILRGFMRTNEGATTSEHVDIMLYLFLLLYLVLGIAVSRVLRTLFRNNPAEAELLALEDSGADKR from the coding sequence ATGCCGCAATACGATCCGGCCGTCTACAGCCGCATCCTGACGAGCCTTACGCTCGGGTTTCACATCATCTTCGCCACCATCGGCGTCGGCGTTCCGCTGATGATCGCGCTCGCCGAATGGATGGGGATCAAGCGTAACGATCCCCACTACACCTTACTCGCCCGCCGCTGGGCGCGCGGCTTCGTCATTACCGTCGCTGTCGGTGTCGTCACCGGCACCTCCATCGGGATTCAGCTCAGCCTCCTGTGGCCGAGCTTTATGCGCATCGCGGGGCAAGCGATCGCCTTGCCCCTGTTCATGGAGACGTTCGCCTTCTTCGTTGAGGCGATATTCTTGGGCATCTATCTCTATACCTGGGATCGATTCAAGAAACCGATCTATCATTTCTGGTTGAGCATTCCCATCATTCTGGGTTCTTCGGGCTCCGCCATGTTTATCACCATGATGAACTCGTTTATGAACGCGCCCGCGGGCTTTACGCTGGAGGACGGCAAGATTACCAACATTCAACCCATCCTGGCGATGCTTAACCCGGCTACGCCCACGAAGGTGTCGCATGTGCTGTTCTCCGCCTACTTGACCTGTGCTTTCATTCTGGCCGGGATTGCCGCCTATTCCATTCTCAAGGGACGCAAGCACGTTTACTATAAGAAGGCGCTGAAGCTCACCATGACCACTGGCCTGATCTTCGCGATCGGCACAGCCGTAGTCGGCGACTTGTCAGGTAAATATCTGGCCGAATATCAACCGGAGAAGCTGGCTGCCGCGGAGTGGCATTTTGAAACCATCGAGAAAGCGCCTTTAATTCTGGGCGGGATTCTCACGGAGGACAATGAAGTGAAATTCGGGCTCCAAATCCCTTACGCTCTCTCCATTCTGGCACATGGGACGCCCAATGCTGTCGTGAAAGGACTGAATGAATACAAAGCCGAGGATTTGCCGCCCTTATATATCCATTACCTGTTCGACGCGATGGTCGCCATCGGCATGTTCCTGATGCTGCTGACCCTGCTGTACTTCATCCTGCGGAAATGGCGCAAAGGCAATCCGCATCACAGGCTGCTCCTGTGGGCGATCGTCATCGCAGCCCCGCTGTCCGTCTTCGCGATTGAATTCGGCTGGGTATTCTCCGAAGTCGGCCGTCAGCCGTGGATCCTTCGCGGATTCATGCGAACCAACGAGGGAGCCACCACTTCCGAACATGTCGACATCATGCTTTACCTGTTCTTGCTTTTATATCTCGTGCTGGGCATCGCGGTGAGCCGTGTGCTGCGGACCCTGTTCCGTAACAATCCCGCTGAAGCCGAACTGCTCGCGCTTGAGGATTCGGGGGCGGATAAACGATGA
- a CDS encoding cytochrome d ubiquinol oxidase subunit II — translation MSYELLGITVLWTFLYGYLIVASVDFGAGFFSYYSELTGKKNVIHHIIQRYLSPVWEVTNVFLIFFMVGIVGFFPDTAYYYGTALLIPGSVAIILLAIRGSYYAFANYGSKKDNRFYLFLYGATGLLIPASLSTVLTLSEGGFIEERGNKVIFLYEKLFTSSYSWSVVLLAIVSVLYISAVFLTYYASRANDGAALQLLRRYALGWSMPTILSSMLVFFAISRHNPVHFERMVDLFWMFALSFICFAVAVYLVWTRKAYGLAFVFVMLQFAFAFFGYGAAHMPHILYPYLTIYDNFTNDTMAVALIVVFILGLLVLIPSLALLMRLFLFDAKYVQGQTKPAK, via the coding sequence ATGAGCTATGAACTTTTAGGTATCACGGTCTTATGGACCTTTTTGTACGGCTACCTGATTGTGGCCTCTGTGGACTTCGGCGCCGGTTTCTTCAGTTACTATAGCGAGTTGACCGGCAAGAAGAACGTCATCCACCATATCATCCAGCGTTATTTGTCTCCGGTATGGGAAGTAACCAATGTCTTTCTCATCTTCTTCATGGTGGGTATTGTCGGCTTCTTTCCGGACACGGCCTATTATTACGGAACGGCTTTGCTGATTCCGGGCAGTGTCGCTATCATTCTGTTGGCCATTCGGGGCTCTTACTACGCTTTCGCGAACTACGGTTCGAAGAAAGACAACCGGTTCTATCTGTTCCTTTATGGCGCGACCGGTTTATTGATTCCTGCTTCCTTATCCACCGTGCTGACCTTGTCGGAAGGCGGATTTATTGAGGAACGAGGCAATAAAGTCATCTTTTTGTACGAAAAATTGTTCACCAGCTCCTACTCCTGGTCCGTCGTTCTGCTTGCGATTGTCAGTGTGTTGTATATCTCAGCTGTGTTCCTGACGTATTATGCCAGCCGGGCGAATGACGGTGCGGCTTTACAACTCCTGCGCCGATACGCGCTCGGTTGGAGCATGCCGACAATTCTCTCCTCCATGCTGGTGTTCTTTGCGATTTCGCGGCATAACCCGGTGCATTTTGAACGTATGGTGGATCTGTTTTGGATGTTTGCGCTATCCTTTATCTGTTTCGCGGTTGCCGTTTATCTCGTATGGACACGCAAAGCTTACGGGCTGGCGTTCGTGTTCGTGATGCTTCAATTCGCATTCGCTTTCTTCGGTTACGGGGCCGCGCATATGCCGCATATTCTGTACCCTTACTTAACGATTTATGATAACTTCACGAACGATACGATGGCCGTCGCGCTTATTGTCGTATTCATTCTCGGATTATTGGTGCTCATTCCATCCCTGGCATTACTCATGCGATTGTTCCTGTTTGATGCCAAATATGTGCAAGGACAGACCAAGCCTGCCAAGTAA
- the cydS gene encoding cytochrome bd oxidase small subunit CydS, with translation MQDFLIFYAPPLLVVLAIMLIFWWGARPETSENRLPKGQE, from the coding sequence ATGCAGGACTTTCTCATCTTCTACGCGCCGCCGCTTCTGGTTGTGTTGGCTATTATGCTGATTTTTTGGTGGGGCGCGCGCCCCGAAACCTCGGAAAATCGGTTGCCGAAAGGACAGGAATAA
- a CDS encoding COG1361 family protein, which translates to MPYFLRYQSNSRGAITFTGNTLGLSALTPVPGTQGALDGITTFITTNTSLQEPGFPPGTTDIIDLNSSSAVLDLPIGSQVLYAELIWSGTYVVNGQDFSDRIDDAVVFSSPVGTVQVSPDINTQSELVLISNVNPQVLVYIRSADVTSIVIQGGGGLYTTGNVTGTTTENQPVATNAVGWTLAVVYSTPSLPIRNLTFFVANELVSTSGATETTAAITGFATPPIAPVNGRLMVSGLEGDVTLVGDQLLFGSSASTLTPLSGPNNFVNNFFNSQINGDNGLLDTRGTFGNLNSINGSPGTTLPGVRQGYTITNVSVSNLLPVNVTSALVRAVTRGDSYVINALGLQIDAVAPEITAVKSVDLPQVFFNETVVFTVQIQNVGALDTIETIFIDELPQGTQFVAGSLQVNGVTQPNADPLAGVVIPLTISSPVTVTFAARIVPTSSLNLSTREIVNQADIQYSYIPFVGSPPITGTSSSNPVIVSVFEGQLTLQKTVDKVETLLNDILTFTLRITNTGNATATQIVLTDVLSSNLQLIPGSTQTLGASITPLPNIINSIQLGNLQPTQSTSVSFQARVISVPDNRQIPNQFSAVFNPITPNGRVGGQLPAQSNIVIVTVFLSSLTVRKFAGANEITTGNTLLYTIVVTNSGEIPAIGAVLIDSTVNGFIEGSVTVNGVDDPQESPLTGISLPAIPVGGTVAVTYQVLPDAETLPATIRDVVTVNGVFQTPGGTRAPLAVQSNEAVFTLRGNPAVIQIIVNPPAVVVNEIVTINVTISSQILINIFNLIVNVPLPPILQFIQGTLIINGQVATIQQIIAGIRLGQLDPNQSISLRFQVRVLDVPANNSLPLVANGRFNTVAGLLRREHDIISNRELLTVEDDEE; encoded by the coding sequence ATGCCGTATTTTCTAAGATATCAATCCAATAGTCGCGGAGCTATAACTTTCACCGGGAATACGCTTGGTTTAAGCGCCCTTACTCCGGTTCCTGGAACCCAAGGCGCACTTGATGGGATCACTACTTTTATCACAACGAATACAAGTCTGCAAGAGCCGGGATTTCCGCCGGGTACAACGGATATTATTGACTTAAATTCATCAAGTGCCGTTCTTGATTTACCCATAGGCAGTCAGGTGCTCTATGCGGAATTAATCTGGTCCGGAACGTATGTTGTGAACGGTCAGGATTTCTCAGACCGAATTGATGATGCTGTGGTATTCAGCTCACCTGTCGGCACTGTCCAAGTTTCTCCTGATATCAACACGCAATCGGAACTTGTACTAATCAGTAATGTGAATCCTCAGGTTCTTGTTTATATCCGTTCAGCAGATGTGACTTCTATTGTGATCCAAGGCGGAGGAGGGCTTTATACTACGGGGAATGTGACTGGAACAACCACTGAGAATCAGCCTGTAGCTACCAATGCTGTGGGTTGGACACTGGCGGTGGTGTACAGTACTCCATCTTTACCGATACGAAATTTAACTTTCTTTGTTGCTAACGAATTGGTCAGCACATCTGGCGCGACAGAAACAACTGCCGCCATTACCGGATTTGCAACGCCGCCGATTGCTCCGGTTAACGGTCGTCTGATGGTCAGCGGTCTGGAAGGAGACGTGACCCTGGTCGGGGATCAGTTACTGTTCGGTTCGTCAGCGAGTACGCTAACCCCCTTGTCAGGACCGAATAACTTCGTTAATAATTTCTTTAACTCCCAAATCAACGGAGATAATGGTTTATTGGATACAAGAGGAACCTTTGGTAATCTGAATTCCATTAACGGATCTCCGGGTACTACGTTACCCGGTGTGAGACAGGGATACACGATTACGAATGTAAGTGTGTCCAATCTGCTTCCGGTAAATGTGACTTCGGCATTGGTCCGAGCGGTAACCAGAGGAGACTCTTATGTCATCAATGCCCTTGGGCTGCAGATTGATGCTGTTGCTCCGGAGATTACAGCTGTTAAGAGTGTGGATTTACCGCAAGTGTTTTTTAATGAAACTGTCGTTTTTACAGTGCAAATTCAGAATGTCGGGGCACTGGACACCATAGAAACAATATTCATTGATGAACTACCGCAGGGTACCCAATTCGTGGCAGGTTCCCTGCAGGTTAACGGAGTTACGCAACCGAATGCCGATCCGCTCGCAGGGGTAGTCATACCTCTGACGATCAGCAGTCCGGTTACCGTCACTTTTGCAGCGCGAATCGTACCGACAAGCAGTTTAAATTTAAGTACCAGAGAAATTGTTAATCAAGCAGATATTCAATATTCCTATATCCCTTTCGTAGGCAGTCCGCCAATTACAGGAACTTCGTCCTCTAACCCCGTCATTGTGAGTGTGTTTGAGGGTCAACTCACTTTGCAAAAAACGGTAGACAAGGTTGAGACGTTATTGAATGACATTTTAACGTTCACATTAAGAATTACGAACACAGGAAACGCCACAGCCACTCAAATCGTCTTAACCGATGTCTTGAGTTCGAATTTGCAGTTGATACCGGGCTCAACACAAACCCTTGGCGCTTCGATTACGCCATTGCCGAATATAATCAACTCCATTCAGCTGGGGAATTTACAACCTACCCAATCTACCAGCGTTTCGTTTCAGGCAAGGGTGATTAGCGTACCTGATAACCGTCAGATTCCTAACCAGTTTAGCGCCGTGTTTAATCCGATTACCCCTAACGGAAGAGTAGGCGGGCAATTGCCGGCGCAATCCAATATTGTGATTGTGACCGTGTTTCTTTCCAGTCTTACTGTACGAAAGTTTGCAGGAGCGAATGAAATCACAACAGGAAATACGCTACTGTACACCATAGTTGTTACGAATTCAGGGGAAATTCCAGCGATTGGTGCTGTACTAATCGATTCCACGGTGAATGGATTTATTGAAGGCAGTGTTACGGTAAACGGTGTGGATGACCCTCAAGAGAGTCCGTTAACGGGTATATCGTTACCTGCAATTCCTGTCGGAGGTACCGTTGCTGTTACGTATCAGGTTCTGCCTGATGCGGAGACGTTACCGGCGACGATCCGCGATGTGGTGACGGTGAATGGCGTATTTCAAACGCCGGGCGGTACCCGAGCTCCTTTAGCGGTCCAAAGTAATGAAGCTGTTTTTACGCTTAGGGGTAATCCTGCAGTTATTCAAATTATTGTTAATCCCCCCGCGGTTGTAGTTAATGAAATTGTCACGATTAATGTGACGATCTCTTCTCAGATCCTTATTAATATTTTCAACCTGATTGTGAATGTGCCGCTTCCGCCCATACTGCAATTTATTCAAGGCACCCTGATCATTAACGGACAGGTCGCTACGATCCAACAAATTATTGCCGGCATACGTCTGGGTCAACTAGATCCTAATCAATCGATTTCGCTGCGTTTCCAAGTCCGAGTGCTGGATGTTCCGGCTAATAATTCGCTCCCGCTGGTTGCGAACGGGCGTTTCAACACGGTCGCGGGACTATTACGGAGAGAACATGACATCATTTCAAACCGAGAGCTGCTGACTGTGGAAGATGATGAAGAATAG
- a CDS encoding DUF3221 domain-containing protein: MKGYHKRIISCFVLFIALSGCGAKPDLDSQGDTISPSKPPSVTPRPLKDADPESIRAYLKHQEIANGDIYLKDGLLHINIVNLTPELEQQLAEEFKPETYRLVSVAFSIQQLEEAQQQLADNDFHHKLNVYGSSIDVINNRVEIIMPDDNEDIKSEIEAVLDPKLIRYSVQTLGEPHSVGTISKVDVDAKRILILEYGQKEPSIFYSFNDFSKIINLDGADTDFNIFSKGQPVKVWSTGMVAESFPAQGTARRVALITQEEASALTDAKLQTAQ; this comes from the coding sequence ATGAAGGGATATCATAAGCGAATCATCTCATGTTTTGTGCTTTTTATAGCCCTTTCGGGTTGCGGCGCTAAGCCTGATCTTGATTCGCAAGGGGACACGATTAGTCCGTCCAAACCCCCATCTGTTACCCCGCGTCCACTAAAGGATGCTGACCCTGAATCTATACGCGCTTATCTTAAACATCAAGAAATTGCGAACGGTGATATTTACTTAAAGGACGGCCTCCTGCACATAAACATTGTTAATCTTACACCTGAATTGGAGCAGCAACTTGCGGAAGAATTCAAACCGGAAACCTATCGCCTGGTCTCTGTGGCATTTTCAATACAACAATTGGAAGAGGCTCAGCAACAACTGGCGGACAATGACTTTCATCATAAACTTAACGTCTATGGGTCATCTATCGATGTTATCAACAATCGGGTTGAAATTATTATGCCGGACGATAACGAGGATATAAAGAGTGAGATTGAGGCCGTACTCGATCCCAAACTGATTAGATATAGTGTTCAAACCCTTGGGGAACCGCATTCCGTGGGTACGATCTCTAAAGTAGACGTCGACGCCAAACGCATTCTGATCCTGGAATATGGGCAAAAGGAGCCATCCATCTTTTATAGCTTCAATGATTTTTCTAAGATTATCAACTTAGATGGAGCAGATACCGATTTCAACATCTTCAGTAAAGGTCAACCGGTTAAAGTATGGTCCACCGGCATGGTGGCCGAGTCCTTCCCCGCGCAAGGAACGGCGCGTAGAGTGGCACTTATAACACAGGAAGAAGCATCGGCCCTGACTGATGCCAAGCTTCAAACCGCCCAATGA
- a CDS encoding Gfo/Idh/MocA family protein encodes MSKVKVAIIGCGGIANGKHMPSLAKVKDAEIVAFCDVIVEKAEQAKEKFGNAESKVYADFKELLKDSSIDVVHVCTPNDSHSYISIAAMEAGKHVLCEKPMAKTAAEAREMLAASKRTGKKLSIGYNNRYRPDSQFLKGLCEAGEFGEIYFAKAHAIRRRAVPTWGVFLDEEKQGGGPLIDIGTHALDLALWMMDNYKPKAVLGRAFHKLSSRENAANAWGPWDPKEFTVEDSAFAMITMENGATIILESSWALNSLEVDEAKVSLSGTEGGADMKDGLRLNGEKNSRLFTTKVDLSAGGVAFYEGQTESDADLEARLWIDAVLNDKELTVKPEQALVVSEILEAIYESSRTGEAVYFNN; translated from the coding sequence GTGTCTAAAGTTAAAGTAGCAATTATTGGTTGCGGCGGGATCGCCAACGGGAAGCATATGCCAAGTTTGGCAAAGGTGAAAGACGCTGAAATCGTAGCTTTCTGTGATGTTATTGTGGAGAAAGCGGAGCAAGCCAAAGAGAAATTCGGTAACGCCGAATCCAAAGTGTATGCTGATTTCAAAGAATTGTTGAAGGACAGCTCCATTGATGTCGTTCACGTATGTACGCCGAACGATTCTCACTCTTATATTTCCATCGCTGCCATGGAAGCGGGCAAACATGTGCTTTGCGAGAAGCCAATGGCTAAGACCGCGGCTGAAGCAAGAGAAATGCTGGCAGCTTCCAAGCGCACAGGCAAGAAATTAAGCATCGGTTATAACAACCGTTACCGTCCGGACAGCCAATTCCTTAAAGGTCTTTGTGAAGCTGGCGAGTTCGGCGAAATTTACTTTGCTAAAGCTCATGCCATTCGCAGACGCGCTGTACCTACTTGGGGCGTGTTCCTGGATGAAGAGAAGCAAGGCGGCGGACCGTTAATCGATATCGGCACACATGCGCTTGACCTCGCGTTATGGATGATGGATAACTACAAGCCGAAAGCGGTACTTGGACGCGCGTTCCACAAGCTGTCTTCCCGTGAGAATGCGGCTAACGCTTGGGGCCCTTGGGATCCGAAAGAATTTACCGTGGAAGATTCCGCATTCGCTATGATCACCATGGAGAACGGTGCTACAATCATTCTAGAATCCTCATGGGCTTTGAACTCCCTTGAAGTCGACGAGGCTAAAGTATCCTTGAGCGGTACGGAAGGCGGAGCCGACATGAAAGACGGTCTTCGTCTGAACGGCGAGAAAAACTCCCGTTTGTTCACAACGAAGGTTGACCTGTCCGCAGGCGGCGTAGCTTTCTATGAAGGCCAAACCGAGAGCGACGCGGATCTGGAAGCTAGATTGTGGATCGACGCTGTATTGAACGATAAGGAATTAACAGTGAAACCGGAGCAAGCATTGGTAGTTTCCGAGATTCTTGAAGCGATCTACGAATCCTCCAGAACCGGCGAAGCGGTTTACTTCAATAATTAA